The nucleotide sequence AGGTTTTAAGTCCTATGTCTTCGATTATGGCGACGGAACACCGCTGGATTCAAGCAGTCAGTATAACAGGAGCCATCTTTATCCGTCTGTGGGAACGTATGTCGTGCGTGTGCGCATATATAACCACTGCATGAGGGATACGCTGGTGACAGATACGGTAAGGGTGAAGCCGGTGCTTGGCTTTCCGAACCTGACCCTTAACCTGAGCCCGGCCATACTCTGTCCCGGAGAAAGAACATATGTCTACGTTGGAAACGGTGGAAATTATAAGGGCTATGTTTGGTTATGGGGTGATGGTAAAAAAGACTCCACACAATGGAACGGTTTGGAGCATATTTATAAGTCCGTAGGAAATTACCCGTTAAGGGTGGTTGTGTTTAACCACTGTGGTCAGACAGATACACTCAGTGATACGATACGTGTGGTGCCTGATGCCGGATTTACGCAGGGAGCGCAGTTGTCAGGGCCTAATAAGACGGTTTGTCCGGGAGCATCCATATCACTTAACGCAAGTTGTTGCTATCAAACCTACGTATGGGATTTTGGTGACGGAAGTCCGAAGGATTCATTGTCTTCCAACCAGGGGGCGTACAGGAATCACATCTTTACATCACCGGGATCTTATACGGTTAAGGTCAGAATCTATAACCACTGTGGACAGGATACACTTTTACAGTATGTTCAAATGGTGGACAGCGATCAGGGTTTTAGTTATGATCCGTACTTTAAACTCGACTTCTATCCGATAGGATCCAAATGTCCTGGTGAGAAAGTTCAATTCAATGCGCCGAGCGGTTATCAAAGTTATGTTTGGGATTTTGGGGATGGAAGTCCTGTGGATTCCACATTTGATTATTACCGTAACCACAAGTTTAATGCCGTGGGTACGTATAATGTTGCAGTCCGGGTTTATAACCATTGTGGTAAAGACACCTTGATTAACGCGACGGTGTCCGTGAACAATTCTGTTGGATTCCCAACGGACCCCAGTCAATTCAGAATGTATGTGTACGACGAACTGTCATGTCCCGGTGAGCGGATAGACTTTAATGTTCCCTATGGCTACCAGTCGTACCTATGGGATTTCGGTGATGGACAGGTTGATTCGGCTATGACCAGTTACCGGGATCACAGTTATGATACTGTTGGAACGTATGACGTTAAGGTGACCATTACCAATTTTTGTGGATTGGATACTGTCCTGACCGAAACGGTGACCATAAGCGATGATGTTGGGTTTCCCCAGGGAGATCCCAATTTTAAAATGGACGTGTATGATGCGATATCATGTCCCGGAGAAGAGGTGACCATCTGTAATCCTTATGGCTATCGCGCATATGTATATGATTTCGGAGATGGTTCTCCACAGGATTCTACCGACAGGAGCTGCCGTGACCACCGTTATGATGCTCCGGGTGTGTATCCGGTAACGGTAACCATTTACAATCACTGTGGCGTCGATACCACCATTCAGGGTTTGGCGACCATTGATTCAACACTTGATTTTACAGGTGATCTCAATATCTGGGTGGACCCACAAAGGTCCTGCCCCGGTCATGAGATCCGTATGGATGCCCCTTACGGTTATCAATCGTATACCTGGACTTTCGGCGATGGAGACACCGCCTTCGGTGGTGCGAATGCCAACCACAGTTACGATAGTGTCGGGTACTATGTGGTATCGGTTAATATGACCAATTACTGCGGAAAGGATACCACCATTTCCACATTCCTGAATGTTGATACGACGGCACAGTTCCCCAACTACATTAATGTTTGGGCGTGGCCGGAAAACAATTGTCCGGGAGACCTGGTTTCATTACAAACATATCAGGGCTTCAATGCCTATTATTGGGATTTTGGTGATGGTACGGTTGATACCACCACCACCCACCGCATCGATCATCGGTACGCTGCACTTGGGACTTATACGGTTGGTGTAACCATTCTGAATGGTTGTGGCAACACCATCACAAGGTATGTGACCGTGAATGTGGTCGACAATGCGCTGGTTGGTGAAGTAGATATCACCATCCTTCCAAATCCGGCTTGCCCTGGCGATATTGTACAGTTTGTTCCGAACTCGGATGATGGCGAAGGCTATACCTATTGGTGGGATTTCGGTGATGGTAAAAGTGATACGACGGTGTCCGCCGGAACAGATCATGCCTATCCGGCTGTTGGGACCTATGTGGTCACCATCACAGCGGTGAATGGTTGCGGCAGGAAAGCCACAATCAAACGTAATGTTGTGATCAATAACGGCGCAGTACCAACCCTGGATGGTGAAACATTTGGTGTTGTTGCGCAATCCCAATATGCAGGTTGTGCCGGTGATGCCATCGTCTTTTATTTCTACGGAAATTATCCCGGCAATAGCTGGGACTTTGGCGATGGATCTGTTGCAGTGGCCACTGAGCAGTTGGTGGTTGGTAATGGCGCCATTGTAACCATCGTCAAGCATGCATATCAGTCCAAAGGTAACTTCTGGGCAAAACTGACCATCACCAACAAGTGTGGTAACTCAGTAACGGATTCTGTTCTTGTGAAGATTGGTGGCAACCTGCTGGTGGATGGAGATCTGTTTATACAGCCCGCAGCGGGAAATCAGGGATATACAACCTGTACACCGGTGACGTTTATCGGCTTCGGGGGCTCCAAATTCTTCTGGAACTTTGGTGACGGCGATACGGTTACGACCATTTCTCCGACCGTTGAACATACCTACCTTAACCCTGGCAACTATGCCGTGAATTTGCTTATCACCAATGCATGTGGAAACAGCCAGACCGTCACCGGTGCAGTGAACGTCAGTGGAGTTGGCGGACCATCGGTATCCGTAACCATGTTGTCTTCGGTAACTTGCTACGGAGGCAGCGATGGAGTCGCGCTTGCAACGCCAACTACCGGACAGGCGCCTTTCACTTTCATGTGGGATGATGCACTTTCGCAAACCACGGATACAGCAACCGGGCTATCCGCCGGTACCTATGAGGTTACCGTGACGGATATGAACGGATGTGGTACCGTGAAGACCGTTTCGGTTACCCAAACGCCTTCGATTTCTGTATCCGCCAACAAGGTGGATGCAAGTTGCGGAGGAGCGGACGGTAGCGCCAGTGTCAACGCGTCAAACGGAGTTGCGCCTTATACCTACTTATGGTCAAACGGTGCAACCAATGCCATTATCACCAATCTGGCCAAGGGCGCTTATTTTGTCACAGCAACGGATGCCAATGGATGCAGTCAGGTAGGAAGTGTGAATGTGAATGAGACCGGTGCCCCGGTTCTAAGTCCAGACACGGTAACGGATGCTTCATGCTTCGGTTTGGCAGACGGTTCAGTGTTTGTTGGCGTAACAGGTGGTACAGCGCCATTTGCCTTTGTATGGTCCACCGGGGCTACAACACAGAAGGCAGAAAACCTGGCTGCCGGCAACTATCTGGTGACCGTAACCGATGCCGGTGGATGTGGTTCGGTGATCAATGTGGGTGTAACTCAGCCGGGTGAGATCAAACTCACGGCGTCAACGGTGAAATCAAATTGTGGTACGGCATCAGGTTCGGCATCGATCAGTGCCTCAGGGGGAGCAGCGCCTTATACATATGCCTGGTCGTCAGGTGGCACGGGTACGACGGAGTCGCCACTTCCCGCCGGAACCTATACCGTATCGGTTACCGATGCTTCCGGGTGTGTGAAAAGCAAGGAGGTGACCATTGAGAATACCGGCTCGCCGGTGATCTCCAACGTGATCACGAATACCTCATGTTACGGTACAACGGATGGTGCAATAGACATTACCGTCACCGGTGGGACCACACCTTATATTTACACCTGGTCTACCGGAACAAACGGACAGGATGTGAATAACCTGGCTCCCGGACTGTACACACTGATTCTTCAGGATGGAGCCAATTGTCTCTCCGTACGTAACTATACCATTACGGAACCGGACTCTGTCACCGCAACGATCGATGTGGTGCCTACCGCTTGTACCCAGAATGCGGGAAGTGCGTCGGCTGCTGCCAGCGGAGGCACGCAACCGTATTCGTATGTATGGTCAACAGGGGAGACCACGCCAACCATTACCGGACTCACTCCCGGAAACTACCAGTTGACTGTAGTGGACGCCAATGGGTGTATCGGCATGGAAGGATGCACGATCCTGACCTCAACACCTACGCCCGAAATATGTGTTGTGACAGTAGACTCTGTGTTGGAGAAGAATGTGGTGGTTTGGGAAAAGACCGACGGCCTGGGTATTGCATCGTTCAATGTTTATAAGGAAGGCACGATTCAGGGTCAGTTTAATTTAATAGGAAATGTTCCATATTATGATGTTTACAGTGAATTCCTTGACAGTACTTCTGACCCCAGGGCGGTGGCTGCAAGGTATAGGATCACGGCTGTTGACTCGTGCTCAAATGAATCGGATCCCGGAACAATCCATAAGACCATGTTCCTGGGAACTTCGCCTGGACTTGGAGAGGAGATCGTGCTGGACTGGGATCCGTATGAGGGCATGTTCGTGCCGTCATACAACATATGGAGAGGAACCAACCTGGCTCCGATGACCTTGTTGACAACGGTGGCCGGATCCATCACAGGATACAATGATTTTACTTCGAACGTAGGTGTTGATACGGTCTATTATGTGGTGGAAGTGGTTCATGCTACGGGTTGTACGCCAACGCAGAAAACGAAGAACTACAATTCTTCCCGTTCCAATAAATCTTCCATCGTGCCGCCACCTCCGGGAGGTCTCGGAGGTTTGGATAGATCACTGGGTAAAGTGGTGCTATTCCCGAATCCGAACGGAGGCACATTTGCCTTTGTAATGGATGTGGCGAAAAGACAGAATGTGGAGGTGCGTCTGATGAATATGCATGGACAGCTTGTCTGGAGCGAAGCACTCGGAAATGTCGTTGGTGAAGTAAGCCGTATGGTCGATCTTGACAGAAAGGTGCCGGGCGTTTATTTCTTCCAGGTGATTGCCGAAGGCGCAGTGGTGACAAGAAAGGTCGTGATCGAGTAATCCGGAGAATACAGGAAAAACAGGATCAGGTGATGTGGTATTGACCGCATCACCTGATTTTTTTATTGGTAATACATCAATGACTTTCTGGTGAGGACATACACCAGCGAAAGATTGAAGGTCTCAATGAGGTCCTTGAATTCACCCTGTCCCTGTTTCAGATTGGGCCCGAAAAGCAATTGCCACCGCTTCTCAAACTGAATACCTACATCAGGTCTGAAGATCATGACAGACTCCTTGAAGTCAGTTAGCCAGGTTGCATTTAACCGAAGGGCAAACCCGGTGCTGTATCCGGAAGTGTACATGTAAGATGCAGAGGGGCCGGCAAAAAAATGTGGCAGGTAACCGATGGACAAGCCGCCTGTAAGACGATGAATGCCATACCTGCTTCTCTCCGGGATCAACGGATTGATGCGGGGCTGACTTCCTGTGGCGAGATGGAATTCAACATAGCTGTGCCGGTAATAATGTATACCGGCAAGAAAACTGAAGCCATTGCTGTAGACTTTCTTGTTATCCCTGAAAGCCTCATCAGAGGGGCCCTGTGCCTGAACACCGGTAGTGATTGAGGAGAAACCCAGGATCAGACTGAGACTGACCGCATGCATGATGGCCTTGTACGTTGGCGTTTTGCGATCTGATGGTATGCTCATCTGGCTGGTCCTTTTTTGATTATAACGTTAAATTTGATAAAAATTACCGATCATGGTATACTGGCTTGGGGATAAAGAAGTTTTCCC is from Flavobacteriales bacterium and encodes:
- a CDS encoding PKD domain-containing protein translates to GFKSYVFDYGDGTPLDSSSQYNRSHLYPSVGTYVVRVRIYNHCMRDTLVTDTVRVKPVLGFPNLTLNLSPAILCPGERTYVYVGNGGNYKGYVWLWGDGKKDSTQWNGLEHIYKSVGNYPLRVVVFNHCGQTDTLSDTIRVVPDAGFTQGAQLSGPNKTVCPGASISLNASCCYQTYVWDFGDGSPKDSLSSNQGAYRNHIFTSPGSYTVKVRIYNHCGQDTLLQYVQMVDSDQGFSYDPYFKLDFYPIGSKCPGEKVQFNAPSGYQSYVWDFGDGSPVDSTFDYYRNHKFNAVGTYNVAVRVYNHCGKDTLINATVSVNNSVGFPTDPSQFRMYVYDELSCPGERIDFNVPYGYQSYLWDFGDGQVDSAMTSYRDHSYDTVGTYDVKVTITNFCGLDTVLTETVTISDDVGFPQGDPNFKMDVYDAISCPGEEVTICNPYGYRAYVYDFGDGSPQDSTDRSCRDHRYDAPGVYPVTVTIYNHCGVDTTIQGLATIDSTLDFTGDLNIWVDPQRSCPGHEIRMDAPYGYQSYTWTFGDGDTAFGGANANHSYDSVGYYVVSVNMTNYCGKDTTISTFLNVDTTAQFPNYINVWAWPENNCPGDLVSLQTYQGFNAYYWDFGDGTVDTTTTHRIDHRYAALGTYTVGVTILNGCGNTITRYVTVNVVDNALVGEVDITILPNPACPGDIVQFVPNSDDGEGYTYWWDFGDGKSDTTVSAGTDHAYPAVGTYVVTITAVNGCGRKATIKRNVVINNGAVPTLDGETFGVVAQSQYAGCAGDAIVFYFYGNYPGNSWDFGDGSVAVATEQLVVGNGAIVTIVKHAYQSKGNFWAKLTITNKCGNSVTDSVLVKIGGNLLVDGDLFIQPAAGNQGYTTCTPVTFIGFGGSKFFWNFGDGDTVTTISPTVEHTYLNPGNYAVNLLITNACGNSQTVTGAVNVSGVGGPSVSVTMLSSVTCYGGSDGVALATPTTGQAPFTFMWDDALSQTTDTATGLSAGTYEVTVTDMNGCGTVKTVSVTQTPSISVSANKVDASCGGADGSASVNASNGVAPYTYLWSNGATNAIITNLAKGAYFVTATDANGCSQVGSVNVNETGAPVLSPDTVTDASCFGLADGSVFVGVTGGTAPFAFVWSTGATTQKAENLAAGNYLVTVTDAGGCGSVINVGVTQPGEIKLTASTVKSNCGTASGSASISASGGAAPYTYAWSSGGTGTTESPLPAGTYTVSVTDASGCVKSKEVTIENTGSPVISNVITNTSCYGTTDGAIDITVTGGTTPYIYTWSTGTNGQDVNNLAPGLYTLILQDGANCLSVRNYTITEPDSVTATIDVVPTACTQNAGSASAAASGGTQPYSYVWSTGETTPTITGLTPGNYQLTVVDANGCIGMEGCTILTSTPTPEICVVTVDSVLEKNVVVWEKTDGLGIASFNVYKEGTIQGQFNLIGNVPYYDVYSEFLDSTSDPRAVAARYRITAVDSCSNESDPGTIHKTMFLGTSPGLGEEIVLDWDPYEGMFVPSYNIWRGTNLAPMTLLTTVAGSITGYNDFTSNVGVDTVYYVVEVVHATGCTPTQKTKNYNSSRSNKSSIVPPPPGGLGGLDRSLGKVVLFPNPNGGTFAFVMDVAKRQNVEVRLMNMHGQLVWSEALGNVVGEVSRMVDLDRKVPGVYFFQVIAEGAVVTRKVVIE